The following coding sequences lie in one Drosophila sulfurigaster albostrigata strain 15112-1811.04 chromosome 2R, ASM2355843v2, whole genome shotgun sequence genomic window:
- the LOC133836428 gene encoding protein mini spindles isoform X4: MAEDTEYKKLPIEERCVHKLWKARVDGYEEAAKLFRELDDEKSPEWSKYAGLIKKMVVDSNALAQEKGLEAALIFVENSGFAGRTVGDVMTGIVQKCIAAPKTKTKELSVQVTLMYVEIEKQEAVLEELVKGMEHKNPKIVSACVAATTQAMKEFGTKVIGVKPIIKKLAPLMSDRDKAVRDETKQLAVEMYRWIGAAMKSHIASLPQVTIKELEDEFEKLKGERAEPTRYLKSQQEKQAKIADEAATEDAYNEKVTPLKNNSEKKKKCHDDAEAGAEEVDPMDLIDPVDILSKMPKDFYDKLEEKKWTLRKESLEALEKLLTDNPKVENGEYGTLVNALKKVITKDSNVVLVAMAGKCLALLAKGLSKRFSNYATACVSALLEKFKEKKPNVVSALREAMDAIYGSTTLEAQQESIVEALANKNPSVKSETALFLARALTRTQPTALNKKLIKLLTTTLIKTLNESDPVVRDSSAEALGTLMKLVSEKALTPLLVDVDPLKMSKIKECHDKAEIKIKVAAPKKEARPATAPAAKPAAAKPSGGSTEPNPVARPATSGARKVVKKAAGASSAAPAALSKAPSGKALATEREMTPEEVQDKADELLPAEILSGLVDSNWKNRLAAVEQLLAQITSFDSKQPGISQVLVRTISGRKPGLKEMNFQVLKYKLDIIRSVAENYPVTNITVDHVATEITEKLGDAKNSGGAADVLTALSEATKLEYVVGKVLSFALEQKSPKVQSEAFNWVNKSIIEFGFKIQPKLLIEDVRKGVQSTNPTVRGAAIQLVGTMTMYMGNAVMIFFDGEKPALKSQIQTEFNKNLGEKPPKPIRGVQRSSVSPEDDEDDDGAGGSSEPEVNLADLLPRVDISSQITEALLKEMSDKDWKTRNEGLTKLQAIITDAKLIKPSIGDLAPALAHRLVDSNAKIAQTALSICEQLSTAMGAGCRSHVRVLFPGFLHALGDSKSFVRAAALNCINSFGEQGGYKEFFESEMIADALKSGSPALKSELWNWLAEKLPPLPPKSIPKEELTSMVPHLYAHICDRNVDVRKNANEAVLGIMIHLGFEAMNRALDKQKPASKKDIMAALEKARPNLPVKPLPKGKQQAPIPEETKKVVRSGGAAAAQKQGAGKAGAGAGTEKTAAAVPSRKKEEDVDTSPLLAVNSIKNQRLIDEQKMRVLKWTFTTPREEFTDLLRDQMTTANVNKALMANMFHDDFRYHLKVIEQLSEDLPNNSRALICNLDLILKWLTLRFYDTNPSVLIKGLEYLGQVFQMLVEMEYMMAENEGSSFVPHLLLKIGDPKDAVRNGVRRVLRQINLLYPFTKVFSYVMEGLKSKNARQRTECLDELTYLIESYGLSICQPSQQVALKEIARQISDRDNSVRNAALNCIVMAYFLAGEKIYKLIGQLSEKDLSMLDERIKRAKKTRKPAVPVAEVPPNNKAVTQVVQQDIIEIEDAEGNGCDELPPPDEEGCQQPQLNARGRSNKLIMERSTSSIETNLHSLTRQATFDQAPSAQVLQLQQQLQLQQQQAQQQRTSGPFGLDPNVMAEIEKDWVRADQMVFKEYTPVDTSLLFEPIKVIPTRDGFQYPQDKFDRLIARSHYIQQNLTTSPQANNTGHTASGISPYRSPMRIQQQQMQTHQNNMDNNMPNLADVLPKHDPQLVKIIKAVSSNDTLKARAAINELTAIIESPEKQAVLRDYEEIFIQNVLAQLKNLSQLPISQALVVYQPLLSILYTFFNANILGKTLSVACIKNLMSALLHLLADQKLTSGDDSQYNKVINGICLKVLDKANFTNIYCALIRLLRETCPVAGLPKFTDLLMKCIWRNIKMLPERTNELNYDAVILEVHEFMLALPSTWWQNRPSDTPLRTVKTIIHNMAKVKGNGILQHLNQIPTHSELHTYLIRILKNFQKDGTVSGTGVSPQRQQFSAKEIATKRISHQTHDTVSQIFKLISDKDTKQQGLQKLYDFKQQNPDIDLSTFLQGASATFHKYIEEGLAEIERQNQNAGSTQAPDNRTAATRSYLTDVNYQNATHDPDYWMDRLQNLMSTRSASDDGSHMLDNKVADENLCLNSMNPQKVSLIRREKPELSPNRLQHIQAKLAQIKKENHAQ, encoded by the exons ATGGCTGAGGATACTGAATACAAAAAGTTGCCCATTGAGGAGCGATGCGTTCACAAATTGTGGAAGGCTCGAGTTGATGGCTACGAAGAGGCAGCTAAACTCTTTCGCGAATTAGACGATGAGAAGTCTCCGGAATGGTCTAAGTATGCGGGACTCATCAAGAAAATGGTCGTCGATTCAAATGCTTTGGCCCAAGAGAAGGGTTTGGAAGCCGCATTGATATTCGTTGAGAACAGCGGCTTTGCCGGGCGAACTGTGGGTGATGTGATGACGGGCATTGTCCAGAAATGCATTGCAGCGCCCAAGACAAAGACTAAGGAACTATCTGTGCAGGTCACACTCATGTATGTGGAGATTGAGAAGCAAGAGGCTGTATTAGAAGAGCTGGTTAAGGGCATGGAACACAAGAATCCAAAGATCGTGTCTGCCTGTGTTGCAGCTACCACACAAGCAATGAAAGAATTTGGCACCAAGGTTATTGGCGTCAAGCCGATCATCAAAAAACTGGCTCCTCTCATGTCAGATCGCGACAAAGCTGTGCGCGATGAAACCAAACAGTTAGCAGTGGAAATGTATCGCTGGATTGGAGCTGCTATGAAGTCACACATTGCCTCGTTGCCACAGGTGACAATCAAAGAATTGGAAGATGAGTTTGAGAAACTAAAGGGTGAAAGGGCCGAGCCAACCAG aTATTTGAAATCACAACAGGAAAAACAGGCAAAAATCGCAGATGAAGCCGCCACTGAGGATGCCTACAATG AAAAAGTAACTCCTTTAAAGAACAATtctgaaaagaagaaaaagtgCC ATGATGACGCTGAAGCTGGCGCTGAGGAAGTAGACCCAATGGATCTAATTGATCCAGTTGATATTCTCTCCAAGATGCCCAAAGATTTTTATGACAAGCTAGAAGAGAAGAAGTGGACTCTGCGTAAAGAATCACTTGAAGCACTGGAGAAGTTGCTCACTGATAATCCAAAAGTTGAGAATGGTGAATACGGTACGCTGGTCAACGCACTAAAGAAAGTCATTACCAAGGACTCGAATGTTGTACTCGTTGCCATGGCCGGCAAATGTTTGGCTTTACTGGCCAAAGGTCTTTCCAAACGCTTCTCCAACTACGCTACT GCTTGTGTATCAGCACTCTTGGAGAAATTCAAGGAGAAGAAACCAAATGTTGTAAGCGCTCTGCGTGAGGCAATGGATGCCATTTATGGCTCGACAACATTGGAGGCTCAACAGGAGTCCATTGTGGAAGCTCTCGCCAACAAAAATCCTAGTGTCAAGTCCGAGACGGCACTATTCCTGGCGCGTGCTCTCACTCGCACCCAACCAACGGCGTTGAACaaaaaactcattaaattaCTAACCACCACATTGATAAAGACGCTCAATGAATCCGACCCAGTTGTGCGTGACAGCAGCGCTGAAGCCCTGGGTACACTGATGAAGCTGGTCAGCGAGAAGGCGTTGACGCCACTGTTAGTCGATGTGGATCCATTGAAAATGAGCAAAATTAAGGAGTGTCACGATAAGGCCGAAATTAAGATCAAGGTAGCTGCACCCAAAAAGGAGGCACGTCCTGCAACAGCACCAGCGGCAAAGCCAGCTGCAGCTAAACCAAGCGGAGGAAGCACAGAACCCAATCCAGTGGCACGACCCGCAACATCCGGTGCTCGGAAGGTAGTCAAGAAAGCTGCAGGCGCTTCAAGTGCGGCCCCAGCTGCCTTGTCGAAAGCTCCAAGTGGTAAGGCACTGGCCACAGAACGCGAAATGACACCTGAAGAGGTGCAGGATAAGGCGGATGAGCTATTACCAGCTGAAATACTCAGCGGTTTAGTTGACAGCAACTGGAAGAATCGTTTAGCCGCTGTGGAACAGCTGCTAGCACAAATCACCAGCTTCGACAGCAAACAGCCGGGCATATCTCAAGTATTGGTACGCACCATCAGCGGACGCAAGCCTGGCCTCAAGGAGATGAACTTCCAAGTGCTGAAATACAAACTGGACATCATACGCAGTGTGGCTGAGAACTATCCGGTGACAAACATAACAGTGGATCATGTGGCCACAGAAATAACTGAAAAACTGGGTGATGCTAAGAATAGTGGAGGAGCTGCCGATGTACTGACAGCTTTATCGGAGGCCACTAAACTGGAGTATGTGGTCGGGAAGGTTCTTAGCTTTGCGCTCGAGCAAAAATCACCCAAAGTACAATCGGAGGCATTCAATTGGGTGAACAAATCAATTATTGAGTTTGGCTTTAAGATTCAGCCCAAATTGCTAATTGAAGATGTGAGAAAAGGCGTACAGAGCACAAATCCCACTGTTCGCGGCGCCGCCATACAACTTGTGGGCACCATGACCATGTATATGGGTAATGCTGTAATGATCTTCTTTGATGGTGAGAAACCTGCATTGAAATCGCAAATACAAACGGAGTTCAATAAGAATCTGGGCGAGAAACCTCCCAAACCAATACGTGGAGTACAGCGCAGTAGCGTTAGCCCAGaagatgatgaggatgatgatggtgCTGGCGGTTCATCCGAACCTGAAGTCAATTTAGCTGATCTCTTGCCGCGTGTTGATATTTCCAGTCAAATCACAGAAGCTTTGTTGAAGGAGATGTCCGACAAAGACTGGAAGACCCGTAATGAAGGACTGACGAAACTACAGGCGATCATCACTGATGCCAAGCTAATTAAGCCAAGCATTGGCGATTTGGCGCCAGCACTTGCACATCGTCTGGTCGATTCCAATGCTAAAATTGCCCAAACTGCGCTTTCGATTTGTGAGCAACTGTCGACAGCAATGGGTGCCGGGTGTCGCAGTCATGTACGCGTTCTATTCCCGGGCTTCCTGCATGCTCTGGGCgacagcaaaagttttgtgcgAGCCGCAGCTCTTAATTGCATCAACAGTTTCGGCGAGCAGGGCGGCTACAAGGAGTTCTTTGAGAGCGAAATGATTGCCGATGCCTTGAAGAGTGGGTCACCGGCTCTAAAGTCCGAGCTCTGGAATTGGTTAGCTGAAAAGTTGCCGCCTCTGCCGCCCAAGTCGATACCCAAGGAGGAGCTTACATCAATGGTGCCACATCTGTATGCGCACATTTGTGATCGCAATGTGGATGTGCGCAAGAACGCCAATGAAGCTGTCTTGGGTATTATGATTCATCTGGGCTTCGAGGCAATGAATCGGGCTCTGGACAAACAGAAGCCTGCCTCCAAAAAAGATATTATGGCCGCCCTGGAGAAGGCGCGTCCCAATTTACCAGTCAAACCGTTGCCGAAGGGTAAACAACAAGCACCCATTCCCGAGGAAACCAAAAAGGTCGTACGTAGTGGTGGCGCTGCCGCCGCTCAAAAACAAGGTGCTGGCAAAGCTGGCGCTGGAGCTGGTACAGAgaagacagcagcagcggtgcCATCGCGTAAAAAGGAAGAGGATGTTGACACATCGCCGCTGTTGGCAGTAAATAGTATCAAGAATCAGCGGCTCATCGATGAGCAAAAAATGCGTGTCCTCAAATGGACATTCACCACGCCACGCGAGGAATTTACGGACCTACTCCGCGATCAGATGACAACGGCCAATGTAAACAAGGCATTGATGGCGAACATGTTTCACGACGACTTTCG TTATCATTTGAAAGTGATTGAACAGTTGAGCGAGGATTTGCCGAATAACAGCAGAGCATTGATTTGTAATCTGGACCTGATATTAAAGTGGTTGACGCTGCGCTTCTATGATACGAACCCTTCTGTGCTTATTAAGGGTCTCGAGTATCTAGGACAAGTGTTCCAGATGTTGGTCGAAATGGAGTACATGATGGCAGAGAATGAGGGCAGCAGCTTCGTGCCCCATTTACTGCTGAAG ATTGGTGATCCAAAGGATGCAGTCCGAAATGGCGTGCGACGTGTGCTTCGACAGATAAATTTGCTGTATCCCTTTACAAAGGTCTTCTCGTACGTTATGGAAGGGCTGAAATCGAAGAATGCACGACAACGCACTGAATGCCTGGATGAATTGACCTATCTCATTGAGAGCTACGGACTAAGCATTTGCCAGCCATCTCAACAGGTGGCTCTGAAGGAGATTGCACGCCAAATCTCGGATCGTGACAACTCTGTGCGCAACGCAGCTCTCAATTGCATTGTGATGGCATATTTCCTGGCCGGCGAAAAGATCTACAAACTGATTGGCCAGTTGAGCGAGAAGGATCTTTCCATGTTAGATGAGCGAATTAAACGAGctaaaaaaacaagaaaaccaGCTGTACCCGTCGCCGAGGTACCGCCCAACAACAAGGCAGTGACGCAAGTGGTGCAACAGGATATCATTGAAATTGAGGATGCTGAGGGAAATGGCTGTGACGAATTGCCGCCACCTGATGAGGAGGG CTGCCAGCAGCCACAGTTAAATGCCCGTGGTCGAAGCAACAAGCTAATAATGGAACGGAGTACCTCAAGCATAGAGACCAACTTACACTCCCTGACTCGACAGGC TACATTTGATCAGGCACCGTCCGCTCAagtgctgcaactgcaacaacaattgcagctgcaacaacaacaggcacaGCAACAGAGGACCAGCGGTCCCTTTGGTCTCGATCCCAATGTGATGGCCGAAATCGAAAAGGATTGGGTGCGTGCCGATCAGATGGTCTTTAAAGAATATACTCCAGTTGATACTTCGCTGCTCTTCGAGCCCATTAAAGTGATACCAACACGCGACGGATTCCAATATCCACAAGACAAATTTGATCGCCTCATTGCACGCTCGCATTACATTCAACAGAACCTGACTACGTCGCCGCAGGCAAATAACACTGGCCACACGGCCAGCGGCATATCGCCCTATCGTAGTCCCATGCGcattcagcaacaacagatgCAGACGCATCAAAACAACATGGACAACAATATGCCTAA CTTAGCCGATGTGTTGCCCAAGCATGATCCACAACTGGTCAAGATAATTAAGGCAGTCAGCAGCAACGATACATTAAAAGCGCGTGCAGCAATCAATGAGTTGACCGCCATCATTGAATCTCCAGAAAAACAGGCTGTGCTGCGTGACTACGAGGAAATATTCATACAAAATGTGCTGGCACAGTTGAAG AATCTGTCGCAGCTGCCCATATCACAGGCACTTGTGGTGTATCAGCCATTGCTTTCCATTTTGTATACGTTCTTCAATGCCAATATTCTCGGCAAAACGCTGAGCGTGGCCTGCATTAAGAATCTCATGTCTGCGCTTTTGCATCTTCTGGCCGACCAAAAATTGACCAGTGGTGATGACAGCCAATACAACAAGGTTATTAATGGAATCTGCCTCAAAGTCCTGGACAAAGccaattttacaaatatttactg CGCCTTAATCCGATTACTGAGAGAGACCTGCCCGGTTGCGGGGCTGCCCAAGTTTACAGATTTActaatgaaatgcatttggcggaatattaaaatgttaccGGAGCGCACTAACGAGCTGAACTACGATGCCGTCATCTTGGAGGTGCATGAATTTATGCTGGCGTTGCCGAGCACATGGTGGCAGAATCGTCCATCAGATACGCCGCTGCGCACCGTCAAAACTATAATTCACAATATGGCCAAGGTGAAGGGTAATGGTATATTGCAGCATCTGAATCAGATACCCACACACTCTGAGCTGCACACATACTTGATACGCATCCTAAAG AATTTCCAAAAGGACGGAACTGTGTCCGGTACAGGTGTTTCCCCGCAGCGTCAGCAATTTTCAGCCAAGGAAATTGCCACCAAGCGAATATCGCATCAAACACATGATACGGTGTCACAGATCTTTAAGCTCATTTCGGACAAGGATACCAAGCAGCAAGGACTGCAAAAACTATACGACTTTAAG CAACAAAATCCGGACATCGATCTAAGTACATTCTTGCAAGGAGCCAGCGCAACCTTCCACAAGTATATTGAAGAAGGTCTTGCGGAGATTGAACGACAGAATCAGAATGCAGGCTCAACGCAAGCGCCGGATAACCGCACGG CTGCTACACGTTCTTATCTCACAGATGTCAACTATCAAAATGCCACACACGATCCCGACTATTGGATGGATCGTTTGCAGAATTTAATGTCCACACGAAGCGCTTCGGACGATGGCTCCCATATGCTGGACAATAAGGTAGCCGACGAGAACCTCTGCTTGAACTCAATGAATCCGCAGAAGGTGTCGCTCATCAGGCGTGAG AAACCCGAACTGTCGCCCAACCGTCTGCAGCACATTCAGGCTAAGCTGGCGCAGATCAAAAAGGAGAATCATGCCCAATAA